Proteins encoded in a region of the Paenibacillus sp. W2I17 genome:
- a CDS encoding helix-turn-helix domain-containing protein, with the protein MTEHGETSAPKKYKVGVEAALEVMGGKWKPLIIYHLMTGRKRTSELRRLIPDITQKMLTTQLRGLEKDEIVQRKVYSEVPPKVEYELTDYGWGLKPALDHLCYWGEDHLDKIHGDKFKVMEDFDSQES; encoded by the coding sequence ATGACGGAACATGGAGAAACGAGTGCTCCAAAAAAATATAAAGTAGGCGTGGAAGCGGCCTTGGAAGTAATGGGTGGGAAGTGGAAACCTTTGATTATTTATCATTTGATGACAGGACGGAAACGCACGTCGGAGCTTCGAAGATTGATACCGGACATTACACAGAAGATGCTGACAACACAGCTCAGAGGTCTGGAAAAGGATGAGATCGTACAGCGCAAGGTATATTCGGAGGTTCCTCCCAAAGTGGAATATGAGTTAACGGACTACGGCTGGGGACTCAAGCCTGCCTTGGACCATTTATGTTATTGGGGAGAAGACCATCTGGATAAAATCCACGGGGATAAATTTAAAGTTATGGAGGATTTCGATTCTCAGGAAAGTTGA